The window AGTTTATTAACTAATTTATTTAGATCATCGTTTCGGTAACTGTAGGGATTTATGTATTCGCCATTTACCACTGAAACAGGAATGATATCTGTTTTGTATTTGATTGCCATTCGAATAAAGGAACTAGAAAATTGTTGTAGTTGGTAACGTTTATCAAATCCCTTTCCTATTCCAGCAATTCCTTCTGGAAAAATTAGGACGTTGGACTCTTTAAGTTTCATCATCGAATCAAAGTTATCTAGTGTCGCATCCACACCACCGACTCGTTTCCAAAAATCATCTACAAAATAAGGTTGCATATAGCGGCTAGCGGATAACGCTGGTGCAGTTAACGCTCGAAGAGAGTTTTGCATTTCATATTTATTCTGAAGGAAAATTTTACCTACAAGAATGATCGCATCCCAAGGAAAACCCATACCAGAGTGATTACATATATAAATTGCCGGTGTTTCTGGATTATTTCTACCGGGTATCGTTTCAAAATTAATAAATTTAGAACGAAAATAGTATTTATCAATTGGTTGCAGAATATTAATTGCAAGATTTTTCAAAAAATTATAATCAAAGTGTTTATTAATTTCATCTAATTTCGCAGGATTCGATTTAGAACTGTTTAGAGTTTTTTTTACATGTACTTCCATATATTAATCCTTGAGA is drawn from Leptospiraceae bacterium and contains these coding sequences:
- a CDS encoding 1-acyl-sn-glycerol-3-phosphate acyltransferase, whose protein sequence is MEVHVKKTLNSSKSNPAKLDEINKHFDYNFLKNLAINILQPIDKYYFRSKFINFETIPGRNNPETPAIYICNHSGMGFPWDAIILVGKIFLQNKYEMQNSLRALTAPALSASRYMQPYFVDDFWKRVGGVDATLDNFDSMMKLKESNVLIFPEGIAGIGKGFDKRYQLQQFSSSFIRMAIKYKTDIIPVSVVNGEYINPYSYRNDDLNKLVNKLGIPFLPVGPLTALIALQPWMYFFGMPSKLTYFRGKTIKLYEMTDKPLERLKKKEIHQLRDAVQLQMQTEIDQAVEIYGKDPYSLEELGDIWRDNLDKILYILPSAGLFYSKNMKDDMRQRNLFKFRLTMSLI